The Gopherus evgoodei ecotype Sinaloan lineage unplaced genomic scaffold, rGopEvg1_v1.p scaffold_34_arrow_ctg1, whole genome shotgun sequence genome window below encodes:
- the EIF3K gene encoding eukaryotic translation initiation factor 3 subunit K, giving the protein MALFEQMRANVGKLLKGIDRYNPENLATLERYVETQAKENAYDLEANLAVLKLYQFNPAFFQTTVTAQILLKALTNLPHTDFTLCKCMIDQAHQEERPIRQILYLGELLETCHFQAFWQALDENMELLDGITGFEDSVRKFICHVVGITYQHIDRWLLAEVLGDLSDNQLKVWMSKYGWTETESGKIFICNQEESIKPKNIVEKIDFDSVSSIMASSQ; this is encoded by the exons ATGGCGCTGTTCGAGCAGATGCGGGCGAACGTGGGCAAACTGCTCAAGGGCATCGACCG GTACAACCCCGAGAACCTGGCCACACTGGAGCGCTATGTGGAGACGCAGGCCAAGGAGAACGCTTATGACCTGGAGGCCAACCTGGCCGTGCTCAAGCT GTACCAGTTCAATCCTGCTTTCTTCCAAACCACCGTCACAGCTCAGATCCTGCTCAAAGCTCTGACCAACCTGCCGCACACAGACTTCACCCTCTGCAAGTGTATGATCGATCAGGCTCAT CAAGAAGAGAGGCCGATCAGGCAGATCCTCTACCTGGGAGAGCTACTGGAGACCTGCCACTTCCAGGCCTTCTGG caagccCTGGATGAGAACATGGAGCTTCTGGATGGGATCACGGGGTTTGAAGACTCCGTTAGGAAGT TCATCTGCCACGTGGTGGGGATCACGTACCAGCACATCGACCGGTGGCTGCTTGCTGAGGTGCTGGGTGACCTCTCAG ACAACCAGCTGAAGGTCTGGATGAGCAAATACGGCTGGACAGAAACGGAGTCAGGCAAGATCTTCATCTGCAACCAGGAGGAGAGCATCAAACCCAAGAACATAGTGGAGAAGATCGACTTTGACA GTGTCTCCAGCATCATGGCTTCCTCCCAGTGA